In Chryseobacterium gleum, a single genomic region encodes these proteins:
- a CDS encoding LUD domain-containing protein → MNLFKRIVSKLTNQPEEEEKQSLEKLGDSLKNADLDYKFAQLFTHSGGFFNYCADEAEALQTLNQIIKIEGIHNLFCWDKELQNFLNVVKTSYTSELQQSNDAAFITCEYLIAYDGRIMLSHNNILHYHSSRLPDKIIIIANVSQIVNNLNDAMGKIKRNGNIKNLTSISGSQSKMDSSSNSSTKLFLLLLED, encoded by the coding sequence TTGAATTTATTCAAGAGGATTGTAAGCAAACTTACCAACCAGCCTGAAGAAGAGGAAAAACAGAGCCTGGAGAAGCTTGGGGATTCGCTGAAAAATGCGGATCTTGACTATAAGTTTGCGCAATTATTTACGCATTCGGGGGGATTTTTTAATTATTGTGCAGATGAAGCGGAGGCTCTACAAACTTTAAATCAAATTATCAAAATAGAAGGCATCCACAATTTATTCTGCTGGGATAAAGAACTTCAGAACTTTCTGAACGTTGTGAAGACTTCTTACACTTCAGAACTGCAGCAGTCTAATGATGCCGCATTCATTACCTGTGAGTACCTCATTGCCTATGACGGCAGAATCATGCTTTCTCATAATAATATCCTTCATTATCATTCTTCCAGGCTTCCGGATAAAATTATCATCATTGCCAATGTTTCTCAGATTGTAAACAACCTGAATGATGCTATGGGAAAAATAAAAAGAAACGGAAATATCAAGAACCTTACTTCCATCAGCGGAAGCCAGTCTAAAATGGACAGTTCTTCCAATTCCAGTACAAAACTGTTTTTATTGCTGCTTGAAGATTAA
- a CDS encoding phosphatidate cytidylyltransferase, with protein MDKNLIQRTVSGIVYVAIIILCSTPLGAQLLNSIAPGLIKQQYLYHGLMSLLLIVGTWECVKIMKFGNGYEKWVVYPLVIFIFYMFSKRYFNHDFFFDFRLSEILALALIGIAVVTLFKYPNELYFDSGKLIFTVIYVALPFSFALGLPKFSSYSDHFSLEVLFLFILIWSSDTFAYLVGKFFGKHKMAPKISPKKTWEGYAGGVVLTLVLSYFIEHYQPELRGNWMIVGFLVAAFAPLGDLVESQLKRNFGVKDSGNIIPGHGGVLDRLDSFIICVPVVYLYFILEKFI; from the coding sequence TTGGACAAAAATCTCATTCAAAGAACCGTATCAGGTATTGTTTATGTAGCCATTATTATTCTTTGTTCTACTCCCTTAGGAGCGCAATTGCTGAACAGTATTGCTCCTGGTTTGATCAAACAGCAATATCTTTATCATGGCCTAATGAGCTTACTTCTGATCGTAGGGACCTGGGAATGTGTTAAAATTATGAAATTTGGAAACGGGTATGAAAAGTGGGTGGTATATCCACTGGTCATCTTCATTTTTTATATGTTCTCCAAAAGATATTTCAACCACGATTTCTTTTTTGATTTCAGGCTTAGTGAAATACTGGCGCTCGCTCTGATTGGGATTGCTGTGGTGACTTTATTCAAATATCCTAACGAATTATACTTTGACAGCGGGAAACTTATTTTTACGGTCATTTATGTGGCTCTGCCGTTCAGTTTTGCTTTAGGTTTGCCTAAGTTCTCCAGTTATAGTGATCATTTTTCTCTCGAGGTTCTGTTCCTGTTTATTCTGATCTGGAGCAGTGATACTTTTGCCTATCTGGTAGGGAAATTCTTCGGTAAACATAAAATGGCTCCCAAAATCTCTCCCAAAAAAACATGGGAAGGATATGCAGGAGGAGTTGTCTTGACACTGGTTTTATCTTACTTTATTGAACATTATCAGCCTGAATTGAGAGGAAACTGGATGATCGTCGGATTTCTGGTTGCAGCCTTTGCTCCATTAGGGGATCTTGTAGAAAGTCAGTTGAAGAGAAACTTCGGTGTGAAGGACAGTGGAAACATCATTCCGGGGCATGGAGGAGTTTTAGACAGACTGGATAGTTTTATTATCTGCGTTCCTGTCGTATATTTGTACTTTATTTTAGAAAAATTTATTTAA
- a CDS encoding phosphatidylserine decarboxylase family protein: MKLHRESKGTITVATILFIILGALAIYFLKIWSLLIIMPLLVIYSLVFWFFRVPDRTILDHRENVIAPVDGKVVMIKEVEEDEFIKGKAIQVSIFMSPLNVHICRYPVSGEVIYKKYHPGKYLVAWHEKSSTENERTTVAIQTLTNHKVVFRQIAGYVARRIVFYCNEGDKAKAGHEFGFIKFGSRMDVFLPLDTEIICKIGDITKGGLDVIAKLKEN; encoded by the coding sequence ATGAAATTACATAGAGAATCAAAAGGAACGATAACCGTTGCTACCATACTTTTTATCATTCTGGGAGCTTTAGCGATTTATTTCCTTAAAATATGGTCCCTGCTGATCATTATGCCTTTGTTGGTTATTTACAGTTTAGTCTTCTGGTTTTTCAGAGTTCCGGACCGTACCATTCTTGACCACAGAGAAAACGTAATTGCTCCGGTGGACGGAAAAGTGGTAATGATCAAAGAAGTGGAAGAAGATGAATTTATAAAAGGAAAAGCAATCCAGGTTTCCATTTTCATGTCTCCATTGAATGTTCATATCTGCAGATATCCGGTTTCGGGAGAAGTGATTTACAAAAAATACCATCCCGGAAAATATCTGGTAGCATGGCATGAAAAGTCTTCTACAGAGAATGAAAGAACTACGGTAGCAATTCAGACTCTGACCAATCATAAAGTGGTTTTCAGACAGATTGCAGGATACGTGGCCAGAAGGATTGTTTTCTATTGTAATGAAGGAGATAAAGCAAAAGCCGGACATGAGTTCGGATTTATCAAATTCGGTTCCAGAATGGATGTATTCCTTCCTTTAGATACTGAAATTATCTGTAAGATCGGAGATATTACAAAAGGAGGTCTGGATGTAATTGCCAAACTGAAAGAAAATTAA
- a CDS encoding helix-turn-helix transcriptional regulator yields MIYKFFFKMINDETEKMDDDFESSYLHLINRYLLLLFFIFLFYSIFIITFFGDMLISIFLTIITFFWLLLMAIKGKTKRFRKVLKPFIIGIFVLLTFIVSFFHIYTYKNAGVEYFYFCLLFAVPFFLKYKQDSLTIFFITFIISINFIACLYFDFDFLPKSRFIEKEDFKTIKLLNILFSIASFLMDIVFITQKDGLIHGLITDRKVKDSTIKDLVKTNSELMKHQMLINHLSEENIQEILSLAENNSPVFFEKFQVFFPHFIPDILKINPNLIHSELYFCALMKLDFDTKKIAQCTNNSIRAVESKKYRIRKKLNISSEININSFLIKI; encoded by the coding sequence ATGATTTATAAGTTTTTCTTTAAGATGATTAACGACGAAACTGAGAAGATGGATGATGATTTTGAAAGTAGTTATCTTCATCTTATTAACCGGTATTTGCTTTTATTGTTTTTCATATTTCTGTTTTACTCCATTTTTATTATTACTTTTTTTGGGGATATGCTGATCTCCATATTTCTTACCATTATTACCTTCTTCTGGTTACTCCTCATGGCCATCAAAGGAAAAACCAAACGGTTCAGAAAGGTTTTAAAACCTTTCATTATCGGGATATTTGTTTTACTCACATTTATCGTAAGTTTTTTTCATATTTATACTTACAAAAACGCAGGTGTAGAATACTTTTACTTTTGTCTTCTGTTTGCTGTTCCGTTCTTTCTGAAATATAAACAGGACTCTCTTACAATCTTTTTTATTACATTTATCATCAGTATCAATTTTATTGCCTGTCTGTATTTTGATTTTGATTTCCTGCCAAAAAGCAGATTCATAGAAAAAGAGGATTTTAAAACTATAAAGCTGTTAAATATTTTATTTTCCATAGCCTCTTTTCTGATGGATATCGTTTTTATTACCCAGAAGGATGGGCTTATTCATGGCTTGATTACCGACAGGAAAGTGAAGGATTCTACCATCAAGGATCTGGTAAAAACAAATTCGGAACTGATGAAACATCAGATGTTGATTAACCATCTTTCTGAAGAAAATATCCAGGAAATCTTAAGTCTGGCAGAAAATAACTCTCCGGTGTTTTTTGAAAAATTCCAGGTATTTTTTCCTCATTTTATCCCGGATATATTAAAAATAAATCCCAACCTTATTCATTCTGAACTGTATTTCTGTGCTTTGATGAAGCTTGATTTTGATACCAAGAAAATAGCACAGTGTACTAACAATAGTATTCGTGCTGTAGAGAGCAAAAAATACAGGATAAGAAAAAAGCTGAATATCTCTTCTGAGATCAATATCAACAGCTTTCTTATTAAAATTTAA
- a CDS encoding DUF1801 domain-containing protein, whose product MNPIQEYFYRIGEPERSTLLFLRDKILASDPENITETFSFGLPFIKYKKKMLCYFYYSKKYQKHYLSFYHGDRLDYPELIQDGRKKFKILLIDAAEDIPVEFILNLIQEIKKHIK is encoded by the coding sequence ATGAACCCTATACAAGAGTATTTCTACAGAATCGGAGAGCCTGAAAGAAGTACTCTTTTGTTTTTGCGCGATAAGATCCTGGCTTCTGATCCGGAAAACATTACAGAAACCTTCAGTTTCGGACTTCCGTTTATCAAATACAAAAAGAAAATGCTGTGTTATTTCTACTACAGCAAAAAATACCAAAAACATTATCTGAGTTTTTATCATGGTGACAGGCTTGATTACCCTGAACTGATCCAGGATGGCAGAAAGAAGTTCAAAATCCTTCTCATTGATGCGGCAGAAGACATTCCTGTAGAATTTATATTAAACCTGATACAGGAGATTAAAAAGCATATAAAATAA
- a CDS encoding ABC transporter ATP-binding protein: protein MNEYKKILKFARPHQKYIYGSLFFNILYSVFQIASLGTILPVLGMLFGTIKPEKYEKAPVYSGDIVDFFSYVKEYSNYYVQTLVSNYGALTVLAWLCIITAFMFFLRNAFRYFGSLLLINYRVGVTKDLRGAMYRKILSLPVSFFTESRKGDMMSRMSNDVGEVEGNILGSLIELINAPFMLISTLVTLFFLSPEMTLFSLLVLPVMGTMIALIGKSLKKDSHEAQSELGTIFSIVDETLKSSKVIKIFNGEKIMNNRFMHSMNKWISSSINLGKKKELASPMSEFLGSITFLIIAWYGGKQIIVEQSISPADFLVFLGMFFQILPPAKSLSTSISNVQKGEASLKRVLEILEADVKIEEIAEPVSITTLKNNIEFKDIGFYYDKANLILKNFNLTIPKGKTVALVGQSGSGKTTIANLLARFYDVSEGEILIDGTNIKHLKLQEYRQLLGMVTQESVLFNDSVYNNILMGKPDATKEEVIAAAKIANADSFISNLSEGYDTNIGDDGNKLSGGQKQRVSIARAVLKNPPIMILDEATSALDTESERFVQDALEKMMENRTSLVIAHRLSTIQKADWIVVMEKGDIVEQGTHHDLIAKRGMYHKLVELQNFD from the coding sequence ATGAACGAATATAAAAAAATCTTAAAGTTCGCGAGGCCGCATCAAAAATATATCTACGGAAGTTTATTTTTCAATATACTGTATTCTGTATTTCAGATTGCTTCCCTGGGGACTATTCTACCGGTTCTGGGAATGCTTTTTGGCACTATAAAACCTGAAAAATATGAGAAAGCACCAGTATATTCCGGTGATATTGTTGATTTTTTCTCTTATGTAAAAGAATATTCCAATTATTATGTACAGACACTGGTGAGCAATTACGGAGCACTTACTGTTCTTGCCTGGCTGTGTATCATTACTGCATTCATGTTCTTTTTAAGAAATGCATTCCGTTATTTCGGTTCTTTATTACTGATCAATTACCGTGTAGGAGTAACCAAAGACCTGCGTGGAGCGATGTACAGAAAAATACTTTCTCTTCCAGTTTCATTCTTTACAGAGAGCAGAAAAGGAGATATGATGTCCCGCATGTCCAATGACGTAGGAGAAGTGGAAGGAAATATTTTAGGAAGCTTGATTGAACTGATAAATGCACCTTTTATGCTGATCAGTACATTGGTTACCTTATTTTTCCTGAGTCCGGAAATGACTCTTTTCTCGCTATTGGTTCTTCCTGTGATGGGAACAATGATTGCATTGATCGGAAAAAGCCTTAAGAAAGACTCACACGAAGCACAAAGCGAACTGGGAACCATCTTCTCTATTGTGGATGAAACATTGAAATCTTCAAAGGTTATTAAAATATTCAATGGGGAGAAAATCATGAATAACAGATTCATGCATTCTATGAATAAATGGATCTCAAGTTCTATCAATTTGGGTAAAAAGAAAGAATTGGCATCTCCAATGAGCGAATTCTTAGGTTCTATTACCTTCCTGATTATTGCATGGTACGGTGGGAAACAAATTATTGTTGAGCAGAGTATTTCTCCGGCAGATTTCCTTGTATTTTTAGGAATGTTCTTCCAGATCCTTCCTCCTGCAAAAAGTTTATCTACTTCTATTTCCAATGTACAGAAAGGAGAAGCTTCCCTGAAAAGAGTATTGGAAATCCTTGAAGCCGATGTGAAAATTGAAGAAATTGCAGAGCCTGTTTCTATTACAACACTTAAGAACAACATTGAATTCAAGGATATTGGGTTCTATTATGACAAAGCAAATCTTATTCTTAAAAATTTTAACTTAACCATTCCTAAAGGAAAAACGGTTGCTTTGGTAGGGCAAAGCGGAAGTGGTAAAACAACAATCGCCAATCTGTTAGCGAGATTCTATGACGTTTCAGAAGGTGAAATCCTGATTGATGGGACAAATATTAAACATTTAAAATTACAGGAATACCGCCAGCTGCTGGGAATGGTAACACAGGAATCTGTATTATTCAACGATTCTGTATACAACAATATCCTGATGGGTAAACCTGATGCCACCAAAGAAGAAGTAATTGCCGCTGCTAAAATTGCCAATGCAGATTCTTTTATTTCTAATCTTTCCGAAGGATACGATACCAATATCGGTGATGATGGAAACAAGCTTTCCGGAGGCCAGAAACAGAGGGTTTCTATAGCAAGAGCCGTATTGAAAAACCCACCGATTATGATCCTTGACGAAGCCACATCTGCCCTGGATACGGAATCTGAAAGATTCGTACAGGATGCCCTGGAGAAAATGATGGAAAACAGGACTTCTTTAGTGATTGCCCACCGTCTTTCGACCATTCAGAAAGCAGACTGGATTGTGGTGATGGAAAAAGGTGATATCGTGGAACAGGGAACCCACCACGACCTGATTGCAAAAAGAGGAATGTATCACAAACTTGTTGAACTTCAAAACTTCGACTAA
- a CDS encoding M28 family peptidase yields MKKLTYLTLSLFSIFTFAQEVSRERVKTVLSTLASDEMKGREIGTQENENAAHYIAKLFKENNLEYCTGNSYLVPFDYNGKTVYNVCGIKKGKSDQYLGFSGHFDHIGTSNKSGDNIYNGADDDASGITTLVGIADYFKNKKSDFSMVFMAFNGEEKGMLGSRAISTDSNLDHIYNKMTALFNFEMVATESQWGKNTLYMTGDGFSDLDELFNKNAVNGLKINADPYAKQQLFYRSDNVSFVKKKIIAHSFSTVDMTKASHYHHENDDINIVDFDNMTQIINNFGKTLDKLSPKNFAPKYNDQVKF; encoded by the coding sequence ATGAAAAAGCTAACGTATCTTACCTTATCATTATTCTCCATATTTACTTTTGCACAGGAAGTTTCCAGGGAAAGAGTAAAAACAGTTCTCTCCACTCTTGCCTCAGATGAAATGAAAGGCCGTGAAATAGGAACCCAGGAAAATGAAAATGCAGCTCATTATATCGCTAAACTTTTTAAAGAAAATAATCTGGAATATTGTACAGGAAATTCTTACCTGGTGCCATTTGACTACAATGGAAAAACAGTATACAACGTTTGTGGAATTAAAAAAGGAAAATCTGATCAGTATCTTGGGTTTTCAGGGCATTTCGACCATATCGGAACCAGTAATAAAAGTGGTGATAATATTTACAACGGAGCAGACGATGATGCCAGCGGAATCACCACACTCGTAGGTATTGCCGATTATTTTAAAAATAAAAAGTCTGATTTTTCTATGGTTTTTATGGCATTCAATGGAGAGGAAAAAGGGATGCTGGGTTCAAGAGCTATTTCAACAGATTCTAATCTGGATCATATTTATAATAAAATGACTGCTCTTTTCAATTTTGAAATGGTAGCTACAGAATCCCAATGGGGTAAAAATACATTATATATGACAGGAGACGGATTCTCAGATCTTGATGAGCTTTTCAATAAAAATGCAGTAAACGGATTAAAAATTAATGCTGATCCTTATGCAAAACAGCAGCTGTTTTACCGTTCGGACAATGTAAGTTTTGTAAAAAAGAAAATTATTGCCCATTCATTCTCTACGGTTGATATGACGAAAGCTTCTCATTATCACCACGAAAATGACGACATCAATATTGTTGATTTTGATAATATGACACAGATCATCAATAATTTTGGAAAGACATTGGATAAACTGAGTCCTAAAAATTTTGCTCCAAAATATAATGACCAGGTGAAATTTTAA